The genomic region attacacgttgtggtattcttataataacgtttatctaataaactggtaatcagtcacattagacgttgtggtattattataataacgtttatctaatgaacttgtaatcagtcacattagacgttgtggtattattataataacgtttatctaatgaactggtaatcagtcacattagatgttgtggtattcttataataacgtttatctaataaactggtaatcagtcacattagacgttgtggtattattttataataacgtttatctaatgaactttaatcagtcacattagatgttgtggtattattataataacgtttatctaatgaacttgtaatcagtcacattacacgttgtggtattattataataacgtttatctaatgaactagTAATctgtcacattacacgttgtggtattaatataataacgtttatctaatgaactggtaatcagtcacattacacgttgtggtattcttataataacgtttatctaatgaactggtaatcagtcacattagacgttgtggtattcttataataacgtttatctaataaacttgtaatcagtcacattagacgttgtggtattattataataacgtttatctaatgaacttgtaatcagtcacattacacgttgtggtattcttataataacgtttatctaatgaacttgtaatcagtcacattagacgttgtggtattattataataacgtttatctaatgaactggtaatcagtcacattagacgttgtggtattattataataacgcttacctaatgaactggtaatcagtcacattagatgttgtggtattcttataataacgtttatctaatgaactggtaatcagtcacgttacacgttgtggtattcttataataacgtttatctaataaactggtaatcagtcacattagacgttgtggtattcttataataacgtttatctaataaactggtaatcagtcacattagacgttgtggtattcttataataaagtttatctaatgaacttgtaatcagtcacattagacgttgtggtattattataataacgtttatctaatgaacttgtaatcagtcacattacacgttgtggtgttcttataataacgtttatctaatgaacttgtaatcagtcacattagacgttgtggtattcttataataacgtttatctaatgaactggtaatcagtcacattagtcgttgtggtattattataataacgtttatctaatgaactggtaatcagtcacattacacgttgtggtattcttataataatgtttatctaataaactggtaatcagtcacattacacgttgtggtattcttataataacgtttatcttatgaacttgtaatcagtcacattaNNNNNNNNNNNNNNNNNNNNNNNNNNNNNNNNNNNNNNNNNNNNNNNNNNNNNNNNNNNNNNNNNNNNNNNNNNNNNNNNNNNNNNNNNNNNNNNNNNNNNNNNNNNNNNNNNNNNNNNNNNNNNNNNNNNNNNNNNNNNNNNNNNNNNNNNNNNNNNNNNNNNNNNNNNNNNNNNNNNNNNNNNNNNNNNNNNNNNNNNNNNNNNNNNNNNNNNNNNNNNNNNNNNNNNNNNNNNNNNNNNNNNNNNNNNNNNNNNNNNNNNNNNNNNNNNNNNNNNNNNNNNNNNNNNNNNNNNNNNNNNNNNNNNNNNNNNNNNNNNNNNNNNNNNNNNNNNNNNNNNNNNNNNNNNNNNNNNNNNNNNNNNNNNNNNNNNNNNNNNNNNNNNNNNNNNNNNNNNNNNNNNNNNNNNNNNNNNNNNNNNNNNNNNNNNNNNNNNNNNNNNNNNNNNNNNNNNNNNNNNNNNNNNNNNNNNNNNNNNNNNNNNNNNNNNNNNNNNNNNGATTAAGTCAATAACTGGGCCAATTAACTACATTAAATCTTCCAACAatcaactttaaatatatgttaggttttaatattatttcttgagATTTAGTAAATGATAGAACCAACTGATCATTACGACTTTAAACGACATAGTTAAATATATGTTAGTTGTTTTAGATTTAATCAGTGGAAAGAATGAAATTGTTATTATCTTACCTTAAATCCTTCGATTCTAAATCCCAGAGTGGATGAGGAACTGAGATTTTCTCGAAACTGGAAAACAAGAAGAGACTGGTTCAAGAAGAGACTGGTTACTTATAACATATGAATTTTATTCATGGAAGCAACGACATAGTCTTGTTATAAAGATTAATTCTACTATTTCACTGGTTCAttttatatgaaaacataaaGTCTGTTTAACTTGCACAACTGTTTAACACTgtttaaacaagtgtttaaaCTTTCGTCAAATTAAAGATTATAAGCATTTCCTTGTTATTTCACATCAAATACTAAACGTAGCATCTAGAGAAAGCAGCTCACTCACTGTCATACTTGTGTAGCAAACTAAAAGAGTTAGTTTTAGGATATCCGAGGAAAACTGTACAAGGACTATCTGGGCAAGCCATAGCTAGTAGTTCAAGATCACGGTTGGTGCTATTGACCAACCATACTCAGTGAATGCGGATGGTCAACAGCACCAACCGTGAACTTTTGAACTACTGtaatcgaacagtgggatttgacttGCATATATTACTTCAAAGTGTGGATCGCGAGCTGATGGAAATGAAACATCGAGTTAAAATACAACACAAGGGAATCTGCAAAactaaatgattgtttgtttcttcccTCCATCAAAACTAAATAATCTTGTACACACACGAAAACTTAGATATTTATTAAACTAGGTTTCTAAATCTCTCAATAGATGGCAGCGAGGAATCTACGTAATGAACTGGAAGTAAAACGCAGATAGTGCATTAAGTATGAAAGAAGTAAGTAGGACAAGCTGTATTggcaatattattttatttattaaactgatttattcATCATGTTTCTCACCTGCATATATCTTAGTTTAGTTATTGTTCCAGATTCTCTTTCTTCCGCTGTTGGGGAGTGAGGGTCAACTCTAACCATTTTCTGGTATAGATCTGCTCTGGCCTTGGTGTTTTGCACTTCGATCTCGAGAAACGTTCTAGCATAGAATAAACGCAGCGTTTATATATTAAACGACTGGTATGTTCAAATATataatcatttgaaatattgaataaCGTTATTTTGTGAAACACGTCAAATCATTTATCATTCGCGACGCAACTTAACAAATTCCCACCCAAAAACAGAAGCGAAAATTCACTTATTTTATGACTAGGCTTAATATtaagtaaaagaaatgtttacaacATGGGGAGAATCGtctgttaaattaagaaaaaattactaGAATtcgaaaatatgtttaatatgaattaacagagttgatataaataattattatttataaatattatttggttcCTTGAGCTATAGTATCATAAAACACTTTCATAAGAACtgacaaacaatttattatagaGACTGAGTAAATTGTTAGAGAGATACAGAGTAATTTATTATAGAGATATCGAATAATTTATTATAGAGATATCGAGTATCTTTACAAGTATATAGTATTTTACTACAGAGTAAGTGGTGGCCAAACCGCGGGCCACATGCGGCtgtttgacatataatgtgcTACTCGaggagctacctgcgctagcctgtccctaatttagctgtgtaagactagagggaaggcagctagtcattaccacccaccgccgattcttgggctactcttttacctacgaatagtgggattgaccgttacattataaggccccacggctgaaagggcgagcatatttggtgtgatggggattcgagcccatgaccctcagattacgagtcgaacgccttaactcacctggcaatgctgggccaGCTAGTTTCaacctttataattatttaccgggAATAATCTGAGAGTCCATtggattaaaacgtaagtttaatgttcatggtgagtaaatatatttaaaaatttaaatcctaattttaatgttagATATGAATCAgagattaaagaaatttcggatcagcaaggattacagaggaattgtaatagatcagtaatcatacaaacaAGGATTACAAAGCAATTGTGCTGGAGATTCAGTAATCATACAAAcaaggattacagagaaattgtgctggagaatcagtaattgtacaagctggtgctgacaatgttagttttagtagACGTGGCTTGTGATCGCATGATTGTGGCATGTGTGGGTGTTTTGCGGGTGGTGAAATTAGCGGAATGTTAGTGTGATCCTGGGCGTTGTACAGTTGGTTGCATTGCGCGTGTTGgaggttattgtttattttctctttaattttttagaagtgtctgtgaaaagTTTGTGACGGAAGAATACGTCATAAAATTgtaagaaacaaaagtatgaagatgaaaagagaaattttaagtcagagtgggaggaagattttgcattcacctTTAtagaaggtaaacctttgtgtcttatctacaatgtgttactcagtcattacaaagccagtaactggAAATGTCACAacgaaataaatcataaaaacgtTTCATCTGATTATCCAGCTAAATCAAAATTacggaaaaacaagttaattgtgttaaaatcatcactaaatagctaGCAGACACTTTTGACAACGtccagtaaggaagttgatacaacgactgaagctagttctGTTATATCGTGAAATACTGCTCGTGCTAAACGCTCTTATTCTAATGGTGAATTTGTTGacaagaatatagctgaagttgttgcagtgttagatccaaacaacacaaaacttcagCAACTAATAGAACAACCAGTAGCTTCACAccacactacagagagacgtatctACCAGATCAGTGCTAATGTTacaggcaaaatgcaaaatgatttaaagaattcctcTGCATTCAGCTTCGTCcctgacgaatctacagacatacaagacaacccacaactggcagtatttgtttgttatgtttcctCTAATGTAACTGTGgaagaagagatgttggactcactggcactaaaagaaacaacctttggtgttgacattaaaaatgcacttgacagagccttaacaaatgctaatattccactggataaactcgtcagtgttgcagTAGACGGAGCACTTCCAATGGTAGgaaaaaatgcaggattaattacacttatgaaaagtgattccagctttccagagtttttccctgttcattgcattattcatcatgaacacctggcagccagatacttcaagtatgaagatgttatgaaatttgttcttgaaattgtaaATTTCATACACTTAAATGGGAAGATCCACCGatagttcaaaaattttattgaagaattgcagcttgaagataaacccaatGATGTCTCTTTTTACTGCATTGTGAGGTGACTGTCAACCAGCAATGCCTTAAATAagtttgtggatctgttggagtttattattacttttcttgaagaaaaagaaaagattctatccaCAACTTGGAAacgaatggatgcaagatctaatgttcatTACTGAtgtaatgaatcatctacaagcTCTCAACATGGCACTCCAGGgaaaggataagattgtttctgacctttctcagacaattttcagttttcagaataaaataaggcTTTTTGAAAGAGACATATTGTGAAGAAAATTCAGTTGCTTTCCCagtctcaaaaggagagtaaataccttccctgatattgaaataaaagaccacaaactagaagaatacaaatataagttacaaggactgcttgataatttcctacacaggtttgaggacttgcagaagctgaagtcCTGTTTctcctttcttgtaaatccattcatgatTGATGTGAccaatgatggttgtccaattctcgaactTCTGGGTACAGAATCATCTgttgtggaaatggaactaatagaactactgGAGGACCCGGATCTAAAGATGAACCATAAATtccattctacaattgagttctgggagcaaattacagaaataaattttaatgaactgaagaaaaccagtgtgcgactcatctcaattttcagcacaacatactgctgtgaatcactgtactctgtaatgaaatTTGTGAAGCCGAAGCATAATGCAGTCCTTACAAACCAACACCTAacggagctaattcgtacagccttgacaacatatcagcctgaatttcaacgactcacaaccaGGATGGAAACTCACAcgacctctactagcagtaaataaCCTGATAATtctatcaatgtttgtttgtgtgagaaaaataatatgacaaaactaaaactttgtaAGGTGgtttctgattaaaatatctctaattttatagttttacatattttgaccacatatttataaaataaataactatcattaaaaatatctgttttatcccTTTTGTGTGTGGCAGTTTcatttaatgttaaagaaatgcaaatttg from Tachypleus tridentatus isolate NWPU-2018 chromosome 1, ASM421037v1, whole genome shotgun sequence harbors:
- the LOC143231702 gene encoding SCAN domain-containing protein 3-like yields the protein MIDVTNDGCPILELLGTESSVVEMELIELLEDPDLKMNHKFHSTIEFWEQITEINFNELKKTSVRLISIFSTTYCCESLYSVMKFVKPKHNAVLTNQHLTELIRTALTTYQPEFQRLTTRMETHTTSTSSK